The Vanessa tameamea isolate UH-Manoa-2023 chromosome 2, ilVanTame1 primary haplotype, whole genome shotgun sequence genome has a segment encoding these proteins:
- the LOC113402149 gene encoding uncharacterized protein LOC113402149, with protein MAETVEAGAGLAWRLLATLEGGSLLAVATSALIAYTARLKLTQQKQHKTVNSVLISNTTTILGRELKCRLESHGCIVSTGTSAMPRTDKFDSLVVIGTESEAGLDGLLNLVSQDVNENLNLLETLSVAVRRGGCIAWVCTGEVSGSYGGATSAFDTVVRASLQHVAKISHCEPLWIGRCSTTKLAVDKILAELLPSTQHSPSFSIRNAANKVSVFLGRWLKMIT; from the exons ATGGCAGAAACTGTAGAAGCGGGCGCTGGTCTCGCTTGGCGATTACTGGCCACGCTTGAGGGCGGATCGCTTTTAGCTGTAGCCACATCTGCGCTAATTGCTTACACGGCAAGACTGAAACTCACGCAACAGAAGCAACACAAGACTGTTAACAGTGTTCTA ATATCGAATACTACAACAATTTTAGGACGTGAATTAAAATGTAGACTAGAAAGTCATGGCTGTATCGTTTCTACGGGCACAAGTGCCATGCCAAGAACAGATAAATTTGATTCGTTGGTAGTTATTGGTACAGAATCTGAAGCAGGACTAGACGGTCTTCTAAATTTGGTCTCTCAGGACGTTaacgaaaatttaaat TTACTAGAGACGCTGTCCGTTGCTGTGAGAAGAGGGGGTTGCATCGCATGGGTGTGTACTGGAGAAGTCTCCGGCTCGTATGGCGGAGCGACCAGCGCCTTTGACACAGTAGTGCGTGCCAGCCTTCAGCATGTCGCTAAAAT ttcgCATTGCGAACCCCTATGGATAGGTCGATGTTCTACAACGAAGCTGGCAGTGGACAAGATCCTCGCTGAACTCCTACCATCTACTCAGCATAGTCCTAGCTTCTCGATCAG aaatgCTGCAAACAAAGTGAGCGTATTCCTTGGAAGATGGCTGAAAATGATCACATGA